ATGGCCACGCCCGACGCCGCCCGCCCGGCCAACTGCTTCTCGTAGCGGTAGTGCAGGCCGCTGGTGCCCGGCGCGCCGACCAGGGCCGGGGCGAGCCCGTCCAGCGGGGTGCCGTCGGCGGACAAGATCTCCGCGCGCCGGGACTCGGTCGTCGCCGCGAGCTTGCTGCCGTCGGTGAGCCGTGGGTGCACGACCGCCGGGCTCCAGGCCACCCGCCAGTCGTCGCCCGTACGCACGAGGGGCGCGACGGAGTCGTACGTGAAGCGGTCGCCGCCCTTCAGGTGCAGGGTGACGCGGAACGGGTAGAGGTCGCCGTCCCGTCCGCTGCTTCGCCCGCCGTCCCGTTCGCCTCGCCGTAGCTCGAAGCGCGCACCGGGCAGGTCCTTGGCGTGGGCGGTCAGCCGGGCGGTGGCCCGGGCCGGGTCACTGGTGGCGCGCCCGGCCGCCGGTGCGTCGCCGGACGCCCACGCGTCGAGGAAGGCGTCGACGGCCACGGCCCGCGCGTCTTTCTCCTCGCCCTGGAGCAGCAGCCGCCAGGCGGCGGTGCCCGCACCGGCGACCAGCACCAGGACGAGGACGAGGAGCAGGAAGGGGCGCCGCCTCGCGGCGCGTCTCGTGTCGGACATGGGGCGATCGAAACAGTCGCAGCGCGTCGGCGTCCAACAGTCCTATGCCGATGATCTCCATACCGAAATGACTATGATGCCTGTTCATGGACCTCATCAAGCACGTGCGGTACTTCGTGGTGGTCGCTGAGGAACAGCACTTCGGGCGGGCCGCGGCACGCCTCGGGATGGCGCAGCCGTCGCTGTCGCAGCGCATCCAGCGACTGGAGAAGGAGTTCGGGGTCAGACTCTTCGACCGCACCAGCCGGGGAGCGGAACTGACCGAGGGCGGTCGGCTGGTGCTCGCCGAGGCCCGGCCGCTGCTGGAGCGGGCCGACGCCCTGGAGGGGACGGCGGCCAGGGTGCGCAGCGGAGCGGCAGGGCTGCTGCGGGCCGCGGTGCCGCCCGAGTTGGACAGTGCGGTGGTCGCCGCGCTGGTGGGCGGGTTCCGCGAGGGCTCGCCGGGAGTCCGCCTCGAACTGCGGGAACGGGGCGCCCAGGCGCAGTTGGCGGAACTGGCGGCCGGGAGCCTGGACGCCGGAGTGCTGCGGCACCCGGTGGACGTGGCGGGCCTCGCGCTGGGCGAGGTGATGTGCCGCCCTCTCGGGGTGGTCGTCCCGGACGACGGCACCGGCACCGGCACCGACACTGGCACCAGCACCAGCACCAGCACCAGCACCAGCACCAGCACCGGTCCGGCAGGACAGCTGGCGCTCGCCGAACTCACCGGCCGTGACCTGGTGCTCTTCCCCCGGCAGTCCGGGCCCGCACTGCACGACGAGATCCTCGCCACCTGCCGCAGGCACGGTTTCGAACCCGGTACGGTGATCGCCGGCCGCGATCCCGCGTTCGTCACCGGCATGGTGCTGTCCGGTACCGCCGTCGCCTTCGCCCCGCGCGAGCGCGAGGTGCCCGCCGGAGCGGTGTGGCGCGCGCTTGCCGGGGCACCGCTCCTGGAGCGGTTGTCGGCGGCCTGGCTGCGCAGCCGCCAGGGCGACCCGGCGGTGGAACTGTTCGCTGCGGTGGTGGAAGAGGCGTTGGCCGAGTACGGAGGAATGATCCCGGTGGCACAGACCGTCGCGGCAGGGCGCCCCTGGGCGCCGGTCCCGCGCCTGGGATTCACGGTATGAGCGGTATGAGCGGCACGAGCGGCATGGGCGGTAGGAGCGCTGTGAGCGGTAGGAGCGCCATGAGCGGGGCGGCGACCGGCGCGGTGCGCGCCCGGCTGCGCGCGGTGTTCGCGGACGCGGGCGTCACGGGCCAGCTGCACGCGCTCGACCTGGACAGCGGCGCGGAGGTGGGGATCGGCGCCGACGCCCTGGTCAGCACCGCCAGTACGCACAAGCTCTGCCTGGCCGTGGCGGTACGGCGGCTCGCCGACGCCGGGCACCTCGACCCGAAGGAACAGGTCGAGGTCCCGGTCCACGGCCGTACTGCCGGAGGCACGGGCGTGGCCATGCTCCGCGACCCGGTCCGCATGTCGCTGCGGGACCTGCTCGCCCTCGCCCTCACGGTCAGCGACAACGCGGCGGCGGACGTGCTCTACGACCGGGTCGGCCTGGACGGCGTGAACCGGGCCATGGCCGCACTCGGGCTGACCCGCACCGTGGCCGTCCACACCGGGCGCGACCTGCTCACCGCGATCGACGAGGACTGTGGCGGAGACCAGGCGCGCCTGCTGGTGGACCCCGGCCTGACCGCCCGCCTGCGCGTCTTGGACCCCGAGCGCACGAACCGCAGCACCCCGCGCGAGCTGACCCGGCTGCTCGCCGCCGTCTGGCACGACGAGGCGTGCGCGCCCGAGGGCGCGGCCGAACTGCGGTCCGTGCTCGCCCATCAGGTCTGGCCGCACCGGCTGGCGTCCGGCTTCCCCTTCGACGACGTACGAGTGGCGGGCAAGACGGGCACGCTGCCGACGCTCCGCCACGAGGTGGGCGTCGTCGAGTACCCGGACGGCGGACGCTACGCCGTCGCGGTCTTCACCCGCGCCGCCCGCACGGCCGCGAACCAGCCCGCGGCCGACGCGGCCATCGGTACGGCGGCCCGCCTCGCGGTGGAATCCCTGCGCGTGCCGCCGCGACGAGGGGCATGAGCAGGTCCGGCGGACGTTCGGTACCCGGTGGGCGTCCGGCGTCCGACGTCCGGCGGACACGGGTGTACGCGCGTGGCGTTCGCGGCGTCGGGGAGTGCACCCCGTGACGACTCGCCCCGGCCTCACGACACTTGGGGAAGGTGGAGTCGCACGGCGATGAAGTGGGCGCGATGGCTGGAGGACGGGGACGGGGACGGGACGAGGGCGCGCGGCCGGAGCGGGTGCGGGGCGTGCCTTCTGGGGGATCGGCAACGGGCCGGTTCAGTGGGTGAGGAACCGCATCAGGGGGCTGCCGCCCGGAGTCACGCGGCGGTTCGGAGGCACTCCGCCGCCGACCAGGGGCGAGACCAACGGCAACCGGCCGACCGGGGAGGGCGGAGCGTCAGGCAACCCCTTCCTGGGTCGGGGGAGCTGGCGGATCAACCGGCATCCCTCCCCGGGGAGCGGCAGCCACCCGACAGGACACCGTGCGCCCAGCCCGCCCCCAGCCTCCGGCGGCACCGGAGGCACCAACACCCCGCCCTCCGAAGGCACTTCCCCCTCTTTCCTCCAGCCGGACGCTTCGGTGTCGTCCGACGCCTCCGCCGCGCCGGACGCGAGCCTCACACCGGACGCCGCCGCAGCGCGGCCTCGTTGTAACGCAGGCCCAGCGAGGCCGTCCTGGTGAAGTACGTGCCCAAGGTGCGTACGCAACTGTGCGATTCGACGATCTGGTAGTACCAGACGAACTGGATCCTGCGGCGCACGAAATGCCGCCCCCTGGCCGTACTGTGCTGCCTCGCACACTTTCCGTAGCAGCATTGTGGAGTCCGCTGCGGCGGACCGGCAGTCGAAGCGCTGAAGTCCGCGGGGGCGGCGCTGCTTCTACGGCGTTTGGACGGGCCCGTACGGTGCTCCGTGCTGACCCGTACTGCGACAGCCGCCCCGGTGTACGGGACGGCCGGGCGCGTCGGCCGGGCGCGTCGGCTGTCCGCAAGGCGTACGCGCCCGGCCGTGGCGTCGCCCCTCAGCCGGCGAGTTCCCCCAGCAGTGCCCAGGTGCGGCGGCGGTCGGCCTCTCCGGCGATCTCCGTGCCCGCGAACACCACCTCCGTCGCCCCGGCGTCCCGGTAGCGCCGCACCTCGGCGGCGACCTCCTCCTCGTCGCCGATCACCGCGACGTCGACGGCCCGCTGTCCCCCGGAGAGCTCGATGGCCCGTGCGTAGGACGGGAACTGCTCGTAGAACGAGAGCTGCTCGGCGGCCTTCTCCCGTACGGCGTCCGCGTCGTCGGTGACCACGCCGTACACCAGGGCGACGATCCGGGGCGCGGGCCGCCCCGCTGCCTCGGCCGCCGAGGTGACGGCCGGAACGATGTGCTCGCTCAGCGCGCGCGGCCCTGCCAGATACGGCAGGATCCCGTCCGCCAGCTCACCGCTGACCCGCAGCGCCTGGGGGCCCATCGCGGCCACGAGCAACGGCACGCCGCCCTCGGCCCCCGGCACGCGCGCGGAGATCGGTGTCGTGGCGGTGAGCAGCTCGCCGTGGAAGTCGGCGTTGCCCGTGTCGGTCAACTGCCGCAGTGCGGTGAGGAATTCACGAAGGCGCGCGATCGGCCGTTCGTACGGGATGCCGAAGCCCTTCTCGGTCAGCAGCTTGGTGCCGAGCGCCAGCCCGAGGTGGTACCGGCCGTGCGTGGCCGCCTGGGCGGTCTGGGCCTGGCTGGAGACCAGGAGCGGGTGGCGGCCGAAGACGGGAATCGCCGAGGTGCCCACGTGCAGCCCTGTCACCTCCCGCCCCACGATCGCCGCGAGTTGGGGTGAGTCCGGACCGAAGGTCTGTCCGAACCAGGCCGACTTCAGTCCGGCGGCCTCGGCCTCGCGCGCGAGCTGCACGGTGGCATCGATCTGGTTTTCGGCGTCGGTCGCGCTGAGCGCTACTCCGGTAG
This window of the Streptomyces sp. NBC_00237 genome carries:
- a CDS encoding LysR family transcriptional regulator, whose translation is MDLIKHVRYFVVVAEEQHFGRAAARLGMAQPSLSQRIQRLEKEFGVRLFDRTSRGAELTEGGRLVLAEARPLLERADALEGTAARVRSGAAGLLRAAVPPELDSAVVAALVGGFREGSPGVRLELRERGAQAQLAELAAGSLDAGVLRHPVDVAGLALGEVMCRPLGVVVPDDGTGTGTDTGTSTSTSTSTSTSTGPAGQLALAELTGRDLVLFPRQSGPALHDEILATCRRHGFEPGTVIAGRDPAFVTGMVLSGTAVAFAPREREVPAGAVWRALAGAPLLERLSAAWLRSRQGDPAVELFAAVVEEALAEYGGMIPVAQTVAAGRPWAPVPRLGFTV
- a CDS encoding serine hydrolase gives rise to the protein MSGAATGAVRARLRAVFADAGVTGQLHALDLDSGAEVGIGADALVSTASTHKLCLAVAVRRLADAGHLDPKEQVEVPVHGRTAGGTGVAMLRDPVRMSLRDLLALALTVSDNAAADVLYDRVGLDGVNRAMAALGLTRTVAVHTGRDLLTAIDEDCGGDQARLLVDPGLTARLRVLDPERTNRSTPRELTRLLAAVWHDEACAPEGAAELRSVLAHQVWPHRLASGFPFDDVRVAGKTGTLPTLRHEVGVVEYPDGGRYAVAVFTRAARTAANQPAADAAIGTAARLAVESLRVPPRRGA
- a CDS encoding LLM class F420-dependent oxidoreductase, encoding MTTGVALSATDAENQIDATVQLAREAEAAGLKSAWFGQTFGPDSPQLAAIVGREVTGLHVGTSAIPVFGRHPLLVSSQAQTAQAATHGRYHLGLALGTKLLTEKGFGIPYERPIARLREFLTALRQLTDTGNADFHGELLTATTPISARVPGAEGGVPLLVAAMGPQALRVSGELADGILPYLAGPRALSEHIVPAVTSAAEAAGRPAPRIVALVYGVVTDDADAVREKAAEQLSFYEQFPSYARAIELSGGQRAVDVAVIGDEEEVAAEVRRYRDAGATEVVFAGTEIAGEADRRRTWALLGELAG